The Mus caroli chromosome 1, CAROLI_EIJ_v1.1, whole genome shotgun sequence genome has a window encoding:
- the Serpinc1 gene encoding antithrombin-III gives MYSTGVGSGAAGERKLCLFSLLLIGALGCAVCHGNPVDDICIAKPRDIPVNPLCIYRSPGKKATEEDGSEQKVPEATNRRVWELSKANSRFATNFYQHLADSKNDNDNIFLSPLSISTAFAMTKLGACNDTLKQLMEVFKFDTISEKTSDQIHFFFAKLNCRLYRKANKSSDLVSANRLFGDKSLTFNESYQDVSEVVYGAKLQPLDFKENPEQSRVTINNWVANKTEGRIKDVIPQGAINELTALVLVNTIYFKGLWKSKFSPENTRKELFYKVDGQSCPVPMMYQEGKFKYRRVAEGTQVLELPFKGDDITMVLILPKPEKSLAKVERELTPELLQEWLDELSEMMLVVHMPRFRTEDGFSLKEQLQDMGLIDLFSPEKSQLPGIVAGGRDDLYVSDAFHKAFLEVNEEGSEAAASTSVVITGRSLNPNRVTFKANRPFLVLIREVALNTIIFMGRVANPCVN, from the exons ATGTATTCCACGGGGGTAGGAAGTGGGGCTGCTGGTGAGAG GAAgctttgtctcttctctctgctcctcatTGGTGCCTTGGGCTGTGCTGTCTGTCACGGAAACCCTGTGGATGACATCTGCATAGCGAAGCCCCGAGACATCCCCGTGAATCCCTTGTGCATTTACCGCTCCCCTGGGAAGAAGGCCACCGAGGAGGATGGCTCAGAGCAGAAGGTTCCAGAAGCCACCAACCGGCGGGTCTGGGAACTGTCCAAGGCCAATTCGCGATTTGCCACTAACTTCTACCAGCACCTGGCAGACTCCAAGAATGACAACGACAACATTTTCCTGTCACCCTTGAGCATCTCCACGGCTTTTGCTATGACCAAGCTGGGTGCCTGTAACGACACTCTCAAGCAGCTGATGGAG GTTTTTAAATTTGATACCATCTCTGAGAAGACATCCGACCAGATCCACTTCTTCTTTGCCAAACTGAACTGCCGACTCTATCGAAAAGCCAACAAGTCCTCTGACTTGGTATCAGCCAACCGCCTTTTTGGAGACAAATCCCTCACCTTCAACGAGAGCTATCAAGATGTTAGTGAGGTTGTCTATGGAGCCAAGCTCCAGCCCCTGGACTTCAAG gAAAATCCGGAGCAATCCAGAGTGACCATCAACAACTGGGTAGCTAATAAGACTGAAGGCCGCATCAAAGATGTCATCCCACAAGGCGCCATTAACGAGCTCACTGCCCTAGTGCTGGTTAACACCATTTACTTCAAG GGCCTGTGGAAGTCAAAGTTCAGCCCTGAGAACACAAGGAAGGAACTGTTCTATAAGGTTGATGGGCAGTCATGCCCAGTGCCTATGATGTACCAGGAAGGCAAATTCAAATACCGGCGCGTGGCAGAGGGCACCCAGGTGCTAGAGCTGCCCTTCAAGGGGGATGACATCACCATGGTGCTCATCCTGCCCAAGCCTGAGAAGAGCCTGGCCAAGGTGGAGCGGGAGCTCACCCCAGAGCTGCTGCAGGAGTGGCTCGATGAGCTGTCAGAGATGATGCTTGTGGTCCACATGCCCCGCTTCCGCACTGAGGATGGCTTCAGTCTGAAGGAGCAGCTGCAAGACATGGGCCTCATTgatctcttcagccctgagaaGTCCCAACTCCCAG GGATCGTTGCTGGAGGCAGGGATGACCTCTATGTCTCCGACGCATTCCACAAAGCATTTCTTGAG GTAAATGAGGAAGGCAGTGAAGCAGCAGCGAGTACTTCTGTCGTGATTACTGGCCGGTCACTGAACCCCAATAGGGTGACCTTCAAGGCCAACAGGCCCTTCCTGGTTCTTATAAGGGAAGTTGCACTGAACACTATTATATTCATGGGGAGAGTGGCTAATCCTTGTGTGAACTAA